A window of the Bradyrhizobium diazoefficiens genome harbors these coding sequences:
- a CDS encoding B12-binding domain-containing radical SAM protein, with translation MTVSRPCNVLMLYPLFTAESFWSFGESCKLMGVRRPAAPLGLITVAAMLPESWTVKLIDCNTQAFGDDDLAWADVVFTGGMLPQQADTLRLIDKCHAAGKPVVVGGPDPTSSPHVYASADFQVLGEAEGVIDEFIAAWDSGARTGVFTAPKFQADVTKTPVPRFDLLKFEDYLYLGVQYSRGCPFTCEFCDIIELYGRVPRTKTTEQMFVELERLYQMGYRGHLDFVDDNFIGNKKSLRQFLPQLAEWQRAHGYPFELSTEASVNLADDPELLELMGEANFFGIFVGIESPDPATLVAMRKKQNTRRNIAESIHKIYGAGMLVTAGFIVGFDSEKVSMAEAMIDFIEEAAIPVAMVGLLYALPNTQLTRRLAQEGRLHANHDLASTTGGDQCTGGINFDPVRPLRDILLDYKTVLERVYSPAAYAGRVDKLMTLLDRSRQRHELAEGDIRSRVGAMETVHRVVTAIPEARGPLWQTFMNCAKRDTSSARIAVQMIAAYAHLGPFSRKVIDAIDARLAALDEQMPVPVVADGATVARNLA, from the coding sequence ATGACCGTATCGCGCCCTTGCAATGTGCTCATGCTCTATCCGCTGTTCACTGCGGAATCCTTCTGGAGTTTTGGCGAGTCCTGCAAGCTGATGGGCGTCCGGCGGCCAGCTGCCCCCCTCGGCCTGATCACCGTTGCGGCGATGTTGCCGGAGAGCTGGACGGTCAAGCTCATCGACTGCAACACGCAAGCCTTCGGGGACGACGATCTTGCCTGGGCCGACGTGGTCTTCACCGGCGGCATGCTGCCGCAGCAGGCCGATACGCTCCGTCTGATCGACAAGTGCCACGCAGCGGGTAAGCCGGTCGTGGTCGGCGGGCCCGATCCCACGTCGAGCCCGCACGTCTATGCAAGTGCGGACTTTCAGGTGCTCGGCGAGGCCGAGGGCGTCATCGACGAGTTCATCGCGGCCTGGGATAGCGGCGCGCGTACCGGCGTGTTCACCGCGCCGAAATTCCAGGCCGACGTCACCAAGACGCCGGTGCCGCGCTTCGACCTGCTCAAGTTCGAAGACTATCTCTATCTCGGCGTGCAGTATTCGCGCGGTTGCCCGTTCACCTGCGAGTTCTGCGACATCATCGAGCTCTACGGCCGCGTGCCGCGGACCAAGACGACCGAGCAGATGTTCGTCGAGCTCGAACGGCTCTACCAGATGGGTTATCGCGGTCATCTCGACTTTGTCGACGACAATTTCATTGGCAACAAGAAGTCGCTGCGTCAGTTCCTGCCCCAGCTCGCCGAATGGCAGCGCGCGCACGGCTATCCCTTCGAGCTGTCGACCGAAGCCTCGGTCAATCTGGCCGACGATCCCGAACTGCTGGAGCTGATGGGCGAGGCGAACTTCTTCGGTATCTTCGTGGGTATCGAAAGTCCGGATCCCGCGACGCTGGTCGCGATGCGGAAGAAGCAGAACACGCGGCGCAACATCGCCGAGAGCATCCACAAGATCTACGGCGCCGGCATGCTCGTCACCGCCGGCTTCATTGTCGGCTTCGACAGCGAGAAGGTCTCGATGGCCGAGGCCATGATCGATTTCATCGAGGAGGCCGCGATTCCCGTCGCCATGGTCGGCCTGCTCTATGCGTTGCCGAACACGCAGCTCACGCGCCGCCTGGCGCAGGAGGGCCGGTTGCACGCGAACCACGATCTGGCATCGACGACCGGCGGCGACCAGTGCACCGGCGGCATCAATTTCGATCCGGTGCGGCCGCTGCGCGACATCCTGTTGGACTACAAGACGGTGCTGGAGCGGGTCTACAGCCCCGCCGCCTATGCGGGCCGTGTCGATAAGTTGATGACGCTGCTCGACCGATCAAGGCAGCGCCACGAGCTCGCCGAGGGCGATATCCGTTCGCGGGTCGGGGCGATGGAAACCGTGCACCGTGTGGTCACCGCGATCCCCGAGGCGCGCGGGCCGCTGTGGCAGACCTTTATGAACTGCGCCAAGCGCGACACCTCATCGGCGCGCATCGCGGTGCAGATGATCGCGGCCTATGCGCATCTCGGGCCGTTCTCGCGCAAGGTCATCGATGCCATCGACGCGCGCCTCGCCGCGCTGGATGAGCAAATGCCGGTTCCAGTCGTCGCTGACGGCGCGACCGTGGCGCGAAATCTGGCCTGA
- a CDS encoding (2Fe-2S)-binding protein gives MANLTINGKIFTLDVEPDTPLLWAIRENAGLTGTKYGCGIAQCGACTVHMDGVAIRSCGISVAEAEGKKITTIEGLASGSTLHKVQQAWIAKDVPQCGYCQSGMIMAVAALLSEKPKPTDTDIDEAITNICRCGTFQQVREAIHTIASA, from the coding sequence ATGGCAAACCTAACAATCAACGGAAAAATCTTCACGCTCGACGTCGAGCCGGATACGCCCTTGCTCTGGGCGATCCGCGAAAATGCCGGCCTGACCGGCACCAAATATGGCTGCGGCATCGCACAATGCGGCGCCTGCACCGTCCACATGGACGGTGTTGCCATCCGCTCCTGCGGGATCTCGGTCGCCGAGGCCGAGGGCAAAAAGATCACCACGATCGAGGGCCTCGCCTCGGGCAGCACACTGCACAAGGTGCAGCAGGCCTGGATCGCCAAGGACGTTCCGCAATGCGGCTATTGCCAGAGCGGCATGATCATGGCCGTGGCGGCACTCCTGAGCGAGAAGCCGAAGCCGACCGACACCGACATCGACGAGGCCATCACCAATATCTGCCGCTGCGGCACCTTCCAGCAGGTGCGCGAAGCGATCCACACGATCGCAAGCGCCTGA
- a CDS encoding xanthine dehydrogenase family protein molybdopterin-binding subunit — protein sequence MNKHVSPKMNRRAFVIGTAALGTGLAIGLDIPFGGPAMVRAADGSPEVTAWVVVRPDDTVVIRIARSEMGQGSLTGLAQLVAEELECDWSKVTTEYPTPGQSVARKRVWGDFSTGGSRGIRSSQDYVRKGGATARVMLIQAAADEWKVPAAECTVAKGVITHKASGKTTTYGKVAEAAAKLTPPSDVKLKDPKDWTIAGKGLLRLDTADKTTGTMVYGIDIKLPGMLNAAIKDCPVFGGKVKSFDEAKVAGMKGVKKVVKVGDSAIAVVADTWWHAKTALEALPIVWDEGDNAKVSSETIARWLAEGLDDAQPAYVGNKNGDVKAAIAGAAKKVEAVYNYPYQNHATMEPMNATALYTADKCEVWCGTQNGEAAFAAVLEASGLPAEKCDVHKVMLGGGFGRRGMTDYVRQAVLIAKQMPGTPIKLLWSREEDMTHGRYHPVTQCKMTGAFDADNNLVGLHYRLSGQSILFSLRPEALQNGMDPAAFQGVAQSGEAAFGYSVPNLLIEHAMRNPHVPPGFWRGVNVNHNAIYMECFMDELAHAAGQDPLEFRRKLMGKNPKHLAVLNAVAEKIGWTTSAPQGVYRGIAQVMGYGSYVAGAAEISVTDGSKIKVHRIVASTDPGYVVNPAQVERQIAGSFVYGLSALFYGGCTVKDGRIEQTNFDTYNSMRINEMPKVESVMVPSGGFWGGVGEPTIGVAAPAVLNAYFAATGKRIRSVPLRDQNITFA from the coding sequence ATGAACAAGCATGTTTCTCCCAAGATGAACCGCCGCGCCTTCGTCATCGGCACCGCCGCTCTCGGCACTGGCCTTGCTATCGGCCTCGATATCCCCTTCGGGGGCCCCGCCATGGTCCGCGCGGCCGACGGCTCGCCCGAGGTCACCGCCTGGGTCGTGGTCAGGCCTGACGACACCGTGGTGATCCGCATTGCCCGCTCCGAGATGGGCCAGGGCTCGCTCACCGGGCTCGCCCAACTCGTCGCCGAGGAGCTCGAATGCGACTGGTCGAAGGTCACCACCGAATATCCGACCCCCGGCCAGAGTGTCGCCCGCAAGCGCGTCTGGGGCGATTTCTCGACCGGCGGCAGCCGCGGCATCCGCAGCTCGCAGGACTATGTTCGCAAGGGCGGCGCCACCGCGCGCGTGATGCTGATCCAGGCCGCCGCCGACGAGTGGAAGGTGCCGGCGGCCGAGTGCACCGTCGCCAAGGGCGTCATCACCCATAAGGCATCGGGCAAGACGACGACCTACGGCAAGGTCGCCGAAGCCGCGGCAAAACTGACGCCGCCGTCCGACGTCAAGCTCAAGGATCCCAAGGACTGGACCATCGCGGGCAAGGGCCTGCTGCGGCTCGACACCGCCGACAAGACCACCGGCACGATGGTCTACGGCATCGACATCAAGCTGCCGGGCATGCTGAACGCCGCGATCAAGGATTGCCCCGTGTTCGGCGGCAAGGTGAAGAGCTTTGACGAAGCCAAGGTCGCCGGCATGAAAGGCGTCAAGAAGGTCGTCAAGGTCGGCGATTCCGCGATCGCAGTCGTTGCCGACACCTGGTGGCACGCCAAGACCGCGCTGGAAGCGTTGCCGATCGTCTGGGACGAAGGCGACAACGCAAAGGTCTCGAGCGAGACGATTGCGAGGTGGCTGGCCGAGGGCCTCGACGACGCACAGCCGGCCTATGTCGGCAACAAGAACGGTGACGTGAAGGCGGCAATTGCCGGCGCCGCAAAAAAGGTCGAGGCGGTCTACAACTATCCCTACCAGAACCACGCCACGATGGAGCCGATGAACGCCACCGCGCTCTACACGGCGGACAAATGCGAAGTCTGGTGCGGCACGCAGAATGGCGAGGCAGCCTTCGCCGCGGTGTTGGAGGCCTCGGGCTTGCCGGCGGAGAAGTGCGACGTGCACAAGGTGATGCTCGGCGGCGGCTTCGGCCGGCGCGGCATGACGGACTATGTCCGTCAGGCCGTCTTGATCGCCAAGCAGATGCCGGGCACGCCGATCAAGCTGTTGTGGTCGCGCGAAGAGGATATGACGCACGGAAGGTATCACCCGGTCACCCAATGCAAGATGACCGGTGCGTTCGATGCCGACAACAATCTGGTCGGGCTGCACTACCGCCTGTCCGGCCAATCGATCCTGTTCTCGCTCCGTCCCGAAGCGCTGCAGAATGGTATGGATCCGGCGGCATTCCAGGGCGTCGCCCAATCCGGCGAGGCTGCGTTCGGCTATTCGGTGCCGAACCTGTTGATCGAGCATGCGATGCGCAACCCGCACGTTCCGCCCGGCTTCTGGCGCGGCGTGAACGTCAATCACAACGCGATCTACATGGAATGCTTCATGGACGAGCTCGCCCATGCCGCAGGCCAGGACCCGCTCGAATTCCGCCGCAAGCTGATGGGCAAGAATCCCAAGCATCTGGCGGTGCTCAATGCGGTGGCCGAGAAGATCGGCTGGACCACGTCGGCGCCACAAGGCGTCTATCGCGGCATTGCGCAGGTGATGGGCTATGGCAGCTATGTCGCCGGAGCCGCCGAAATCTCGGTCACCGACGGCAGCAAGATCAAGGTGCATCGCATTGTCGCCTCTACCGATCCCGGCTACGTCGTCAATCCGGCGCAGGTGGAGCGGCAGATCGCGGGCTCGTTCGTCTATGGCCTCTCCGCGCTGTTCTACGGCGGCTGCACCGTCAAGGACGGCCGCATCGAGCAAACCAACTTCGACACCTACAACTCGATGCGCATCAACGAGATGCCGAAGGTGGAATCGGTGATGGTGCCGAGCGGCGGGTTCTGGGGCGGCGTCGGCGAGCCGACCATCGGCGTTGCGGCGCCGGCGGTGCTCAACGCCTACTTTGCAGCGACGGGCAAGCGCATCCGCTCGGTGCCGCTGCGCGACCAGAACATCACCTTCGCTTAA
- a CDS encoding NAD(P)/FAD-dependent oxidoreductase: protein MILMTTRPMTRRTAVLGITAATATLARPSVLRAQSTGRVVVVGGGFGGAACARALKRAQGNLQVILIEPNAVFTSCPFSNEVIAGLRDIEAQQFGHDKLADEGVTLINQAVTTIEPQQRRVMTADGVALPFDRLVLSPGIDFHFEALPGYDEAASDKMPHAWKAGAQTLLLRRQLEAMDDGGTVAIAIPANPLRCPPAPYERASLIAHYLKTRKPRSKVLILDAKDNFSQQRLFEKAWKELYGDMIERIGLSQGGRVTSVDPTTKTIVTEFGNYTPDVANVIPPQRAGHIAELAGATDATGWCPIDPVTFESKLVTHIHVIGDACLGGGIPKSASAASAQGKACAAAIVNLLAGRAPEAPRLTGVYYNTVAPGYGFSLAGNYQPKGDIFAEVEGGATSPVDAPRELRAREAAEAERWFQTITADTFG from the coding sequence ATGATCCTGATGACCACGCGACCGATGACACGGCGAACTGCCGTGCTCGGCATCACCGCCGCGACCGCGACATTGGCGCGGCCATCGGTTTTGCGCGCGCAATCGACGGGCCGCGTCGTCGTGGTCGGTGGCGGCTTCGGCGGAGCGGCCTGCGCCCGCGCGCTCAAGCGCGCGCAAGGGAACTTGCAAGTCATCCTGATCGAACCCAACGCGGTCTTCACCTCCTGCCCATTCAGCAACGAGGTGATCGCTGGCCTGCGCGACATCGAGGCGCAGCAGTTTGGACATGACAAGCTCGCCGACGAAGGCGTCACCCTGATCAACCAGGCCGTGACCACCATTGAGCCGCAACAGCGCAGGGTCATGACCGCCGACGGCGTCGCGCTGCCCTTCGATCGTCTCGTGCTCTCACCCGGCATCGACTTCCACTTCGAAGCCCTGCCCGGCTATGACGAGGCGGCATCAGACAAGATGCCGCACGCCTGGAAGGCCGGCGCGCAAACGCTGCTGTTGCGCAGGCAGCTGGAGGCGATGGACGACGGCGGCACGGTCGCCATTGCGATCCCCGCCAATCCCTTGCGCTGTCCGCCCGCGCCTTACGAGCGCGCCAGCCTGATTGCGCATTATCTGAAGACGAGGAAGCCGCGCTCGAAAGTGCTGATCCTCGATGCCAAGGACAATTTCTCGCAGCAACGGCTATTCGAGAAGGCATGGAAGGAGCTCTATGGCGACATGATCGAACGCATCGGCCTGTCGCAAGGCGGCCGCGTGACTTCGGTCGATCCCACGACCAAAACCATCGTCACCGAGTTCGGCAACTATACCCCTGATGTCGCCAACGTCATCCCGCCGCAGCGCGCCGGGCACATTGCCGAGCTCGCGGGCGCAACTGACGCAACCGGCTGGTGCCCGATCGACCCTGTCACCTTCGAATCAAAGCTCGTCACACACATCCATGTCATCGGCGATGCCTGCCTCGGCGGCGGCATTCCGAAATCGGCATCGGCCGCGAGCGCACAAGGCAAGGCCTGCGCTGCGGCCATCGTCAATCTGCTCGCTGGCCGCGCGCCGGAGGCGCCACGGCTGACCGGCGTCTACTACAACACCGTCGCGCCTGGCTACGGCTTCTCGCTCGCCGGCAATTACCAGCCCAAGGGCGACATCTTTGCCGAGGTCGAGGGCGGCGCGACGAGCCCGGTCGATGCGCCGCGCGAACTGCGCGCCCGCGAGGCGGCCGAAGCAGAGCGCTGGTTTCAAACCATCACGGCGGACACATTTGGCTAG
- the soxX gene encoding sulfur oxidation c-type cytochrome SoxX: MARSIVHIAALIVGLAFVANARAEGLAPYEITGDGIADSLTGAPGDAARGRALVLARTTTCILCHSGPFPETRFQGDLAPDLTGAGNRWTVSQLRLRLVDASRFNPDTIMPSYYRADGLVRVGRNFTGRPILSAAEIEDIVTYLATLRD; this comes from the coding sequence TTGGCTAGATCGATAGTCCACATCGCTGCGCTGATCGTCGGTCTCGCGTTCGTCGCCAACGCGCGCGCAGAAGGCCTAGCGCCCTATGAGATCACCGGCGACGGCATCGCGGATTCGCTCACAGGCGCGCCCGGCGATGCCGCGCGCGGACGTGCGCTGGTGCTGGCGCGCACGACGACCTGTATCCTCTGCCATTCCGGCCCCTTCCCGGAAACGCGGTTCCAGGGCGACCTCGCGCCTGATCTCACCGGCGCGGGGAACCGCTGGACAGTGAGCCAGTTGCGGCTTCGGCTGGTTGACGCCTCGCGCTTCAATCCGGACACCATCATGCCGTCCTACTATCGTGCGGACGGCCTCGTCCGCGTCGGGCGCAATTTCACCGGCAGGCCGATACTGTCGGCCGCCGAGATCGAGGACATCGTGACCTATCTTGCAACACTTCGGGACTAG
- a CDS encoding SoxY-related AACIE arm protein — protein sequence MPTTRRQFLSLAGSVTVIPIVTPRPVEATPAMLNTAIRNVVGEAPIRAGKVKLDIPPLVENGNTVPMTVSVSSPMTADDYVKSIHVFNEKNPQPNIGNFYLNPSSGRAEISTRIRLADTQKVVAIARLSDDSFWQVTADIVVTLAACTEEVN from the coding sequence ATGCCAACGACGCGACGACAATTTTTAAGTCTGGCTGGCAGCGTCACGGTCATTCCGATCGTTACACCACGGCCGGTCGAAGCAACGCCGGCGATGCTCAACACCGCGATCCGCAACGTCGTTGGCGAGGCGCCGATTCGCGCGGGCAAGGTCAAGCTGGACATTCCGCCGCTGGTCGAGAATGGCAACACAGTGCCGATGACGGTGAGCGTTTCAAGTCCGATGACGGCAGACGACTACGTCAAGAGCATCCATGTCTTCAACGAGAAGAACCCGCAGCCGAACATCGGTAATTTCTATCTGAACCCTTCGTCCGGCCGCGCCGAGATCTCGACGCGGATCCGGCTCGCCGACACCCAGAAGGTGGTCGCGATCGCCCGCCTCTCCGACGACAGTTTCTGGCAGGTCACGGCGGATATTGTCGTGACGCTGGCCGCCTGCACCGAGGAGGTGAACTGA
- the soxZ gene encoding thiosulfate oxidation carrier complex protein SoxZ, whose protein sequence is MAVLINVPAKAKRGDIIEIRALTSHIMETGFRHTMDGALVPRDIITSFTCRYNGAEIFRADLFPAIAANPYLSFFTVAKESGKFEFEWMGDNGYSSTASASITVE, encoded by the coding sequence ATGGCCGTCCTCATCAACGTTCCCGCGAAGGCCAAACGCGGCGACATCATCGAGATCCGTGCGCTGACCTCGCACATCATGGAAACCGGCTTTCGCCACACCATGGACGGTGCGCTGGTGCCGCGCGACATCATCACGAGCTTCACCTGCCGCTACAACGGCGCCGAGATCTTTCGTGCCGACCTGTTCCCAGCCATCGCCGCCAATCCGTATTTGTCGTTCTTCACGGTCGCCAAGGAGAGCGGCAAGTTCGAGTTCGAATGGATGGGCGACAACGGCTATTCGTCAACCGCATCGGCATCGATCACGGTCGAATGA
- the soxA gene encoding sulfur oxidation c-type cytochrome SoxA, translating into MNFWRAIVLATLVATAPALLAGEIPPDARRSGYSFMGPDTRAMQDDDTSNPGMLFVLDGEALWMKKAGSADKACADCHGDARSSMKDVAARYPAFDKTLARPVTLDQRINICRANHQQAAPLPYESRDILALSAFVAHQSRGVAITAGDDPQLKPFVEQGRSLFMQRAGQLNLACTNCHDDNFEKRLAGSPITQAQPTGYPLYRLEWQTLGSLERRLRSCMTGVRAQAYDYGAPELVALELYLMARARGMPMETPAVRP; encoded by the coding sequence ATGAATTTTTGGCGCGCGATAGTGCTGGCGACGCTTGTCGCCACGGCCCCTGCCCTGCTCGCCGGTGAAATCCCGCCCGATGCGCGCCGCTCCGGCTATTCCTTCATGGGTCCCGACACGCGCGCCATGCAGGATGACGACACCTCCAATCCGGGCATGCTGTTCGTGCTCGATGGCGAGGCGCTGTGGATGAAGAAGGCGGGCAGCGCGGACAAGGCGTGCGCGGACTGCCATGGCGATGCGCGAAGCAGCATGAAGGACGTCGCGGCCCGCTATCCTGCCTTCGACAAGACGTTGGCGCGCCCCGTCACGCTCGACCAGCGCATCAACATCTGTCGCGCCAATCACCAGCAGGCAGCACCGCTGCCCTACGAGAGCCGCGATATCCTGGCGCTGTCTGCCTTCGTTGCCCACCAATCGCGCGGCGTCGCAATCACCGCAGGCGACGATCCACAACTCAAACCTTTCGTCGAACAAGGCCGCAGTCTCTTCATGCAGCGCGCGGGTCAACTCAACCTGGCCTGCACCAATTGCCACGACGACAACTTTGAGAAGCGCCTCGCGGGCTCGCCGATCACGCAAGCGCAGCCGACCGGCTATCCGCTCTACCGGCTGGAATGGCAGACGCTGGGATCGCTGGAGCGGCGCCTGCGCAGCTGCATGACCGGCGTCCGCGCCCAGGCCTATGATTACGGCGCGCCCGAACTGGTCGCGCTGGAGCTTTATCTGATGGCGCGGGCACGCGGAATGCCGATGGAAACGCCGGCAGTGCGACCGTAG
- a CDS encoding ABC transporter substrate-binding protein: MADHKISRRTLLTGTAAAGALSLTGVPARAEVNWKKYAGTKLEVILAKGPRGDNLQKYVKEFTELTGIQVESEQIPEQQQRQKCVIELTSGRPSFDVVHLSYHVQKRQFEKAGWLADMTPFMKDPTLTAPDLAESDFSAAGLQYAKNDKGQMLSLPWSVDYFILYYNKELFQKKGVAVPKTLDEMVTAAEKLTDPKEGTFGFVGRGLRNANMTLWTNFFLNYGGEFLDAKGNILTDGPEAIAATKLYQTLLTKVAPPGVAGFNWMESMASFTQGRSAMWIDGVGWAPPLEDPAASRVVGKVGYTIVPAGPKGQYSATYGDGVGIAAASKNKEAAYLLCQWIVSKKQGARLLQAGGGVPFRNSILNDAEVQSGVKMPKEWLQSVIDSGKISKLGLPVVIPVAEFRDIVGAALTATLSGADPATELKKANDQYRPILERSEKA; the protein is encoded by the coding sequence GTGGCTGACCACAAAATCTCGCGCCGCACGCTTTTGACCGGCACTGCCGCAGCCGGCGCGCTCAGCCTGACGGGAGTGCCGGCGCGCGCCGAGGTCAACTGGAAGAAATACGCCGGGACCAAGCTGGAGGTGATCCTCGCCAAGGGGCCGCGCGGCGACAACCTGCAAAAATACGTCAAGGAGTTCACCGAACTCACCGGCATCCAGGTCGAATCCGAGCAGATTCCCGAGCAGCAGCAGCGCCAGAAATGCGTCATTGAGCTGACCTCGGGACGGCCGAGCTTCGACGTCGTGCATCTCAGCTATCACGTGCAGAAGCGTCAGTTCGAGAAGGCCGGCTGGCTCGCCGACATGACGCCCTTCATGAAGGACCCGACGCTGACCGCGCCCGACCTCGCCGAGAGCGATTTCTCGGCCGCCGGCCTGCAATATGCAAAGAATGACAAGGGCCAGATGTTGTCGCTACCCTGGTCGGTCGACTATTTCATCCTCTACTACAACAAGGAGCTGTTCCAGAAGAAGGGCGTCGCCGTCCCCAAGACGCTCGACGAAATGGTCACCGCCGCCGAAAAGCTCACCGATCCGAAGGAAGGCACCTTCGGCTTCGTCGGACGCGGCCTGCGCAACGCCAACATGACGTTGTGGACCAACTTCTTCCTCAACTACGGCGGCGAATTCCTTGATGCGAAGGGCAACATCCTGACGGACGGTCCTGAAGCAATCGCGGCGACCAAACTCTATCAGACACTGCTGACGAAAGTCGCCCCGCCCGGCGTCGCCGGCTTCAACTGGATGGAGTCGATGGCTTCGTTCACGCAAGGACGTTCGGCGATGTGGATCGACGGCGTCGGCTGGGCGCCGCCGCTGGAAGATCCGGCCGCATCGCGCGTGGTCGGCAAGGTCGGCTACACCATCGTGCCGGCCGGACCGAAGGGGCAATATTCGGCCACCTACGGCGACGGCGTCGGTATTGCCGCAGCGAGCAAAAACAAGGAAGCCGCCTATCTGCTCTGCCAGTGGATCGTCTCGAAGAAGCAGGGCGCGCGGCTGTTGCAGGCTGGTGGCGGCGTGCCGTTCCGCAACTCGATCCTGAACGATGCGGAGGTCCAGAGTGGCGTCAAGATGCCGAAGGAATGGCTGCAGTCTGTGATCGATTCCGGCAAGATCAGCAAGCTCGGCCTGCCCGTCGTGATCCCGGTCGCCGAATTCCGCGACATCGTCGGCGCGGCGCTCACCGCGACACTATCCGGCGCCGATCCCGCCACGGAGCTGAAGAAGGCCAACGACCAGTACCGGCCGATCCTGGAGCGCAGCGAAAAGGCGTGA